The following are from one region of the Takifugu rubripes chromosome 16, fTakRub1.2, whole genome shotgun sequence genome:
- the vegfab gene encoding vascular endothelial growth factor Ab isoform X1: MNFIDSLTLLFLTLSAVKSAHIPKETERGPHDVIPFMEVYNKSLCRPRELLIEILQEYPEEVEHIFIPSCVVLRRCAGCCNDEMLQCTPTASYNITMEIKRIKFHKQQNNIFMSFTEHSACECRVKPEVNEQKEKQNEKKSRKSKAKAQKRKRKKSRDKTYHDAVCEPCCDHCSDKRKRLFVQDPVTCRCSCKHTDEHCKDRQLELNERTCKCDKPRR; encoded by the exons AGTGCCCACATACCgaaagaaacagaaagaggTCCACATGACG TGATCCCTTTCATGGAGGTGTACAACAAGAGTCTCTGTAGGCCTCGGGAGCTGCTGATAGAGATCCTGCAGGAGTATCCCGAAGAGGTGGAGCACATCTTTATCCCGTCCTGCGTGGTGTTGCGGCGCTGCGCCGGCTGCTGCAACGATGAGATGCTGCAGTGCACACCCACAGCCAGCTATAACATTACAATGGAG ataaaaagaataaaattccataagcagcagaacaacatcttCATGAGTTTTACAGAACACAGCGCCTGTGAGTGTAG GGTAAAGCCAGAAGTGAatgaacagaaagaaaagcagaatgaAAA AAAATCCCGGAAAAGCAAGGCTAAAGCCCAAAAGAGAAAACGAAAGAAAAGCCGTGACAAAACATATCACGATGC CGTTTGTGAGCCGTGTTGCGATCACTGCTCGGACAAGAGGAAGCGTCTGTTCGTGCAGGATCCCGTAACCTGCCGGTgttcctgcaaacacacagatgaacaCTGTAAAGATCGCCAGCTAGAGCTCAACGAACGGACCTGCAA ATGTGACAAGCCAAGAAGATGA
- the vegfab gene encoding vascular endothelial growth factor Ab isoform X2 has translation MNFIDSLTLLFLTLSAVKSAHIPKETERGPHDVIPFMEVYNKSLCRPRELLIEILQEYPEEVEHIFIPSCVVLRRCAGCCNDEMLQCTPTASYNITMEIKRIKFHKQQNNIFMSFTEHSACECRVKPEVNEQKEKQNENVCEPCCDHCSDKRKRLFVQDPVTCRCSCKHTDEHCKDRQLELNERTCKCDKPRR, from the exons AGTGCCCACATACCgaaagaaacagaaagaggTCCACATGACG TGATCCCTTTCATGGAGGTGTACAACAAGAGTCTCTGTAGGCCTCGGGAGCTGCTGATAGAGATCCTGCAGGAGTATCCCGAAGAGGTGGAGCACATCTTTATCCCGTCCTGCGTGGTGTTGCGGCGCTGCGCCGGCTGCTGCAACGATGAGATGCTGCAGTGCACACCCACAGCCAGCTATAACATTACAATGGAG ataaaaagaataaaattccataagcagcagaacaacatcttCATGAGTTTTACAGAACACAGCGCCTGTGAGTGTAG GGTAAAGCCAGAAGTGAatgaacagaaagaaaagcagaatgaAAA CGTTTGTGAGCCGTGTTGCGATCACTGCTCGGACAAGAGGAAGCGTCTGTTCGTGCAGGATCCCGTAACCTGCCGGTgttcctgcaaacacacagatgaacaCTGTAAAGATCGCCAGCTAGAGCTCAACGAACGGACCTGCAA ATGTGACAAGCCAAGAAGATGA
- the naga gene encoding alpha-N-acetylgalactosaminidase: MHLAVLLVASVLSVGTLALDNGLMRTPPMGWLAWERFRCDIDCDQDPKNCISENLFTDMADRLSQDGWKDLGYVYVNIDDCWSSKERDEKGRLQPDPKRFPGGIPKLARYMHDRGLKLGIYGDMGTLTCGGYPGTPLDKIKMDAQTFAEWEVDMLKLDGCYSNEIEQQQGYPLMSKALNATGRPIAYSCSWPAYQGGLPPKVNYTQLGEICNLWRNYGDIQDSWDSVLNIIDWFFDNQDIIGPAAGPGRWNDPDMLIVGDFGLSTDQSRTQMALWAIMAAPLFMSNDLRTISSEARSILQNKLAIRINQDPLGFQGRRLVKEKSGIEVFWRALSDNASALVFFSRRTDMPYRYKTSLSKLNYTSGYYKVVDVFTQKGSSLKDSEDFVVSVNPTGVVMWYVSAPAQLNLRQFQNGGNMKGPADRRGDHRVLL, encoded by the exons ATGCATCTAGCAGTGCTGCTGGTAGCGTCTGTGCTCTCTGTGGGCACACTCGCCCTGGACAATGGACTGATGAGGACACCTCCAATGGGATGGTTGGCATGGGAGAGGTTTCGCTGTGACATTGATTGTGATCAAGACCCTAAGAATTGCATTAG TGAGAATCTGTTCACCGACATGGCCGACAGACTCTCGCAGGATGGCTGGAAGGATCTTGGCTACGTGTATGTGAACATCGATGACTGTTGGTCCTcgaaagagagagatgagaaaGGGCGGCTGCAGCCCGACCCTAAAAG ATTTCCTGGAGGCATCCCTAAACTGGCACGCTACATGCACGACAGGGGCCTCAAACTGGGCATCTATGGGGACATGGGCACGCTGACGTGTGGCGGTTACCCCGGCACCCCGCTGGACAAGATCAAGATGGACGCCCAGACGTTTGCAGAGTGGGAGGTGGACATGTTGAAGTTGGATGGCTGTTATTCTAATGAgatagagcagcagcagg GTTACCCTTTAATGTCCAAGGCCCTAAATGCTACAGGCCGTCCCATCGCCTATTCCTGCAGCTGGCCAGCCTACCAGGGCGGTTTGCCTCCCAAG GTAAATTACACTCAGCTGGGGGAGATTTGTAACCTGTGGCGTAACTACGGCGATATCCAGGACTCCTGGGACAGTGTCCTGAACATTATCGACTGGTTCTTTGATAACCAGGACATCAtaggacctgcagctggacctggaaGATGGAATGATCCTGATATG CTGATTGTCGGCGACTTCGGCCTCAGCACGGACCAGTCTCGTACGCAGATGGCTCTGTGGGCGATTAtggctgctcctctcttcatGTCCAATGACCTACGGACCATCAGCAGTGAAGCCCGCAGCATCCTGCAGAACAAATTAGCCATCAGGATCAACCAAGATCCCCTGGGATTCCAGGGGCGACGCCTCGTAAAG gagaagagcgGCATTGAAGTGTTTTGGCGCGCCCTGTCGGACAACGCCAGCGCTCTGGTGTTCTTTAGCCGCAGGACCGACATGCCGTACCGCTACAAGACTTCCCTCAGCAAGCTCAACTACACATCCGGATACTACAAG GTCGTTGACGTCTTCACTCAGAAGGGAAGCTCCTTGAAAGACTCCGAGGACTTTGTGGTGTCGGTGAACCCAACGGGAGTGGTCATGTGGTACGTCTCTGCACCTGCCCAGCTGAACCTGAGGCAATTCCAGAACGGTGGCAACATGAAAGGACCTGCTGATCGTAGGGGCGATCATCGGGTTTTACTCTGA
- the adcy3b gene encoding adenylate cyclase type 3 — protein sequence MALNRVHTENSVEYSAPGPSHSSHAAARSREVTAYKVSCCRCLPRAVHLVFKPDTLERLYQNYFRRQRQENLLVLALFAALFNSFIIIMCVVVYTEDKLAMVVVAAVGLAADIVLYVLCLLQKLPASPVWRGAVPYILWLMIAIHVLCYMALNYERFPHASDSVGWQAFFTFSSFLTLPLNLVALLLLAALSCGIHVLVLGVIVTRSFEDNLQGPMLVRQLLASVMLYLCAATMGVMSYYMADRKYRMAFLEARRSLEVKVTLEEQSTQQEELLLSILPKHIADEMLQGMKDQAQQQDVQQQQQFNTMYMYRHENVSILFADIVGFTQLSSACSAQELVKLLNELFARFDKLAAKYHQLRIKILGDCYYCICGLPDFREDHAACSIMMGLAMVDAISYVREKTKTEVDMRVGVHTGTVLGGVLGQKRWQFDVWSTDVTVANKMESGGIPGKVHISQTTKDSLHGEFELEPGNGGERCEYLLEKGIDTYLVLAPKHMTNGLKGNTPGMLSNRNSNQQITTTASSSNAASPRSMSAEGKQEGVEAKVINQRLQQELLERETQQIMKNHQINPVSLRFVDAKLEGHYSSEKEKRSGAAFCCCMMVLLFITAMEVFLDPMLVVNYVTLAVGEVLLLILTVCSLAAIFPRMFSKKLVAFSLWIDFTRWARNTWAMAAIFVLTMAVIADMLSCVPPAIQISNGTSGPALESYGDRGCTRNPKHYSFMAVMSLIATTLLVQVSHLIKLALMVLVVTAEGAVNIYSWRDIYDLYDYVQFGSYRTSVVPSKYLMTVMIIVMMISFYIFGRHLEVQSRKLFLWKIGVHDQKEKVFEMRRCNEALVTNMLPEHVAKHFLGTKMRDEELYSQSYNEIGVMFASIPNFSDFYTEESINNGGIECLRILNEIISDFDSLLDREEFRSITKIKTIGSTYMAASGLTPECHTNGYDKPEDQSLFERWQHLSDLADFALSMKVTLNNLNKQSFNNFMLRIGINKGGVLAGVIGARKPHYDIWGNTVNVASRMESTGVMGNIQVVEDCYNILKDYGFRFIRRGPIFVKGKGELLTFFMKGKDSPKLNGGPVMTALPHQVGDHS from the exons ATGGCTCTGAACCGGGTCCACACAGAGAACTCGGTGGAGTACTCCGCCCCGGGTCCCAGCCACTCCAGTCATGCAGCGGCTCGGTCCAGAGAGGTGACCGCATACAAGGtgagctgctgccgctgcctgcCACGTGCCGTTCACCTCGTTTTTAAGCCGGACACACTGGAGAGGCTTTACCAGAACTACTTCCGCCGGCAGCGGCAGGAGAACCTGCTGGTTCTGGCACTGTTCGCTGCGCTCTTCAacagcttcatcatcatcatgtgcGTTGTGGTCTACACAGAGGACAAACTGGccatggtggtggtggcagctgtGGGCCTGGCTGCAGACATTGTGCTCTACGTCCTCTGCCTCCTGCAAAAGCTTCCCGCATCGCCGGTCTGGCGAGGTGCGGTGCCGTACATACTGTGGTTGATGATCGCCATCCACGTTTTGTGTTACATGGCTCTGAACTATGAGCGCTTCCCCCACGCCAGTGACTCCGTGGGCTGGCAGGCCTTTTTCActttctccagcttcctgaCACTCCCGCTAAACctggtggcgctgctgctgttggcagcccTCTCCTGTGGGATACACGTCCTGGTGCTGGGGGTAATTGTGACTCGAAGTTTTGAGGACAACCTGCAGGGGCCCATGTTGGTGAGACAG CTCCTAGCCAGTGTGATGCTGTACCTGTGTGCAGCCACGATGGGAGTGATGTCATACTACATGGCAGACAGGAAGTACAGAATGGCCTTCTTGGAAGCTCGTCGGTCACTGGAGGTCAAAGTCaccctggaggagcagagcaccCAGCAG GAGGAGCTCTTGCTGTCTATCCTCCCCAAGCACATCGCTGATGAGATGCTGCAGGGCATGAAGGACCAGGCCCAACAGCaggatgtgcagcagcagcagcagtttaacACCATGTACATGTACCGCCACGAAAACGTCAG CATCTTGTTTGCAGACATCGTGGGCTTCACCCAGCTGTCCTCTGCCTGCAGTGCACAGGAACTTGTTAAGCTGCTGAATGAACTTTTTGCCCGGTTTGATAAACTTGCAGCA AAATATCACCAGCTGAGGATTAAGATTCTCGGGGATTGTTACTACTGTATCTGCGGCCTCCCCGACTTCAGAGAGGATCACGCTGCCTGCTCTATAATGATGGGTCTCGCGATGGTAGATGCCATTTC CTATGTTAGGGAGAAGACCAAAACAGAGGTGGACATGCGCGTGGGTGTTCACACTGGCACTGTGCTGGGCGGGGTGCTAGGTCAGAAGAGGTGGCAGTTTGATGTTTGGTCCACCGATGTGACGGTAGCCAACAAGATGGAGTCTGGAGGGATACCTGG GAAAGTCCACATTTCCCAAACTACTAAGGACAGCCTGCATGGGGAGTTTGAGCTGGAGCCGGGCAACGGTGGGGAAAGATGTGAATACCTGCTGGAGAAGGGCATTGACACATACTTAGTGTTAGCACCCAAACACATGACAAATGGACTTAAAGGAAAT ACACCTGGAATGCTGTCTAATAGAAATTCCAACCAGCAGATCACCACGACAGCAAGCAGCAGCAACGCAGCCTCACCTCGCTCCATGTCAGCTGAGGGTAAACAAGAG GGGGTCGAGGCTAAGGTCATCAACCAacggctgcagcaggaactgcTCGAGAGAGAAACTCAGCAGAT AATGAAGAATCATCAGATCAACCCGGTGTCGCTGAGGTTTGTGGACGCCAAGTTGGAGGGTCACTACtcctcagagaaggagaagcggagcggagcggccttctgctgctgcatgatGGTACTCTTGTTCATCACAGCGATGGAGGTGTTCCTAGACCCGAT GTTGGTTGTTAACTACGTGACTCTGGCAGTGGGCGAGGTCTTGTTGCTGATTCTCACAGTTTGTTCCCTGGCTGCCATCTTCCCCAGG ATGTTCTCCAAGAAGTTAGTGGCTTTCTCGCTGTGGATAGATTTCACTCGGTGGGCCAGGAACACATGGGCCATGGCAGCGATATTTGTCCTCACCATGGCTGTGATTGCTGACATG CTCAGCTGTGTCCCGCCAGCCATTCAAATCTCAAACGGCACCTCTGGGCCGGCGTTGGAATCATACGGTGACCGAGGCTGTACCAGAAACCCCAAGCACTACAGCTTCATGGCTGTGATGTCGCTCATCGCCACCACCCTGCTGGTGCAGGTCAGCCACCTGATTAAACTGGCGCTCATGGTCCTGGTGGTCACAGCAGAGGGAGCCGTAAACATCTACAGCTGGAGGGACATTTATGACTTGTATGACTACGTGCAGTTTGGCTCATACAG AACATCTGTAGTGCCATCCAAATACCTGATGACCGTGATGATCATTGTCATGATGATTAGCTTCTATATTTTTGGCCGCCAT CTTGAGGTCCAGTCCAGGAAACTGTTCCTGTGGAAAATCGGTGTGCATGACCAGAAAGAGAAGGTGTTTGAGATGAGGCGGTGTAACGAAGCGCTGGTCACCAACATGTTGCCGGAGCATGTGGCCAAACACTTCCTTGGCACAAAGATGAGAGATGAG GAGCTCTACAGCCAGTCCTATAATGAAATAGGTGTGATGTTTGCCTCCATCCCAAATTTTTCGGATTTCTACACTGAAGAGAGCATCAACAATGGAGGCATCGAGTGTCTTAGAATTCTCAATGAGATCATTTCAGACTTTGACAGT TTACTGGACAGAGAGGAGTTCCGCTCGATTACAAAGATCAAGACAATAGGAAGCACATACATGGCAGCCTCAGGACTCACACCAGAGTGTCACACAAATGGATATGATAAG CCCGAGGACCAGTCACTATTTGAGCGCTGGCAGCACCTTTCTGACCTGGCAGATTTTGCTTTGTCAATGAAAGTTACTCTCAACAACCTCAACAAGCAATCTTTCAACAACTTCATGCTCCGAATCG GTATTAATAAAGGAGGAGTTTTGGCTGGAGTGATTGGAGCTCGTAAGCCTCATTATGACATCTGGGGCAACACAGTAAATGTAGCCAGCAGGATGGAATCCACTGGAGTAATGGGTAACATCCAG GTGGTGGAAGACTGCTATAACATCCTGAAGGATTATGGTTTTCGGTTCATTCGAAGAGGCCCCATATTTGTCAAAGGAAAAGGGGAGCTGCTAACTTTCTTCATGAAAGGAAAAGACTCACCCAAACTCAATGGTGGTCCAGTGATGACTGCTCTGCCACATCAAGTTGGAGACCATTCTTGA